The DNA window ACGCGCCTCGCCTCTGGCCCCCTCCCCGGGACCCTGGCCTTGGAGACCCACCCCGCgcctctgacctctgcttctgtGGGGTCCTGGCCGCGTCGACTCCGCCGCTTGGCTCGAGTGACCGctccctgtcctcctccaggCACGGGCGAGACGCCCACTCTCGGCACCCTGGACTTCTACATGGCCCGGTTGCACGGCGCCATCGAGCGCGACCCCGCCCAGCACGAGAAGCTCATCGTCCGCATCAAGGAGATCCTGGCCCAGGTCGCCAGGTGTGTGCCGCGGCGGGTCACCCCCGGGACTCTGCGCGGCCCGCGTGGGGCCGCCCTGcgcggggggctggggggtcaCTTGGGGCTAGACCTGCCTTGGGCCCCGCGGAAATGACTGGATTTCGCCCTCCAACGGGGTTCCGGGACTCGGGGCGCTGCCGGCTGGGTGGGATCGGGCTGATGGATCTTATTCCGAGGGCATCGCCCACACGCGATCTACCAGGTGGGTCTTATTTGCTGCCGGCGGCCAGTGGCCGGACCGCTGGGGGGCGCCGGTCCCAGGGGACTTCATGAATGCTGCTGGGCGGGATGTGCTCCCCATCACGAGCCCCCCTTCTCTCCTGTCATAGTGAGCACCTATGAGGGTGTCCGCGACCCCACGGATCCAGAGAAGACTGCCTTTGGTCAcggccccttccccaccccatggAGGAGGATTGGGGGTCCACCTTTTGGGGCCATGCCCAATCCTGCACCTTGGGGGCTCCAGCCCCCCAAAATTAAATTTCTACAGCATCCCTCTAGCTTTCGATTCCCCCAGCAGCCTGACCCCAGAAAAATCACCTGCTGTACATGAAACGCCTAGaacccagagccctggggcccAGCAAGGTGCGCTCCCCTTGCACAACACTACAGGGACATGGGAGCACCACAGGGGCTGCGGAACCCAAGACACAAGGGAACCTGCAGCTGCTGGCATGCTCAGGGTGGGGAGGGTTATACCTGCTACACTGGCTCTCCCGGACCGGGCCCGGGACAAGGTATAAAACCCCAAACCTGTCATGCTGGGACCCCCAGAGGTGCTCACCGCAGGCTCCCCCCTACCCTGAGGCAGGCATGCTGCAGGGACCTGCTCTTATACTCGAGGTGGGGCCCTCTGCTTGTGGCCTGCACCCCAGAATTTGGGGCGGCTGGTACTGACCACCCCTCCCTCATCCAGCCGAGGGACCCTTGCCGaggcagcctctgcctttgctcaatctggactttttaaataaagtggaATTTGAATTTCCAAGCTTGTGAATGTTTTTAGGGGAGGTGGGAAGTGGGCTAGAAGGTGTGCCCAAGGCCCCCAAGACGCCCCTGCTGGGTGTCCCAGGCCCGCCCTCCACCAGTGCCTGGCAACTACTGACCCCCCCCCTTCTGTCTGGAGGAGCCTGGTCTGGGTGTGTCACACGCGTGGATTCACACCTGTGCGGCTGTGTCTGGTTCCCTCCCTGAGTGTTGTGGGCTTGGGGTCCATCCCCAGGGCAGCGCGTGGGCGCCTCCCTCCTTTTTGTGGCTAATACTCTGATGCGTGGATGGACCACATTCTATTACCCCTTCTCTGCGGATGGATGTTCTGGTGGTTTGGGCACCCGGGAGGCTAGTGTGACGCACGTGCGGCCGTTGGAACACCGGCTCTCAGTTCTGCAAGCTGTCTTCTCAGCGCGGAGCCGCTGGTCCGGGGACGTTCCGCACTGGGCTCCGCAGGAATGCTCTCTGCGACTTTCTGTGTAATGCAGTATTCAAGCCAtcttaaaatttttggagaataaTTTGACAAACGGGATGTTGAATCATGTCCCCTCGAAAGATATGCTGAGGCCCTAAACCCCAgttctcagaatgtgaccttatttggaaatagggtcgcTGCGGATATAATTAGTAGGGATGAGGTCATCGGGAGTAGGGTGGGCCCCTGatccaatgtgactggtgtccttataagaagacaaAGATGCGAAAGCAGACACAGGAGACAGCCATGTGACCCCAGAGGCAGAAATGGGAAGAATGAAAGCTGCCAAGAAGCGCCAAGGAGGGCCAGCCGCCACCGGAACGGGAGGACAGGCAGGGCAGGCCTCTGCCGAGGTCTTGGAGGGAGCATGGTCTTGCTGACGGGCTGACATCACACTTCGGGCCCCTGGAAACAAGAGAGTAAATCCCTGTTGTTTGAAGCCCTACGGCCACCCCAGGAGACTACTCTAACCAGATActctcacctccccaccccagctcccttgTCCCCCCCCTTCCCGGCACAGGTACCCCTGTCCCAAATTTAGAGTTTTTCAGGCAAGCCTTTCTGTAACGTTTAGCACATAAGCCTATCTTCCCCAAATAGTACCGTTTTGGTGGGGTTtggttttctccttcattttgtaAAGGTTCTGAAGTGTACAATTGTGTGGTTTCTAGTATAtctacagagttgtgcaaccatcagcgCAATctcattccagaacattcccaTCCCCCCAAAGAGCAGCCCTGTACCCCTTAGCAGTCACCAACCCTCCTACCTCCCTCAGCCCCGGGCAGAAACGAATCCACTTCCCGTCCACGGAGGAGCCTGTTCCGGGCCTGTCACACACGTGGGCTCACACCCAGGGCATCCTTCTGGGTCTGGTTCCCTCCCCGAGCGCCGTGTGTTCAAGGCTCATCAATGTCATAACATCCAGACTTTTAAACTTGACAGGATGTTTTCTTACAGTGTCCAAAGCCTTCTGCAACTTGGCCCTTTCCATTAGCGCTTGGTTTCTGAGATTCTCCCAAGGCGGAACACCCCTCCCCGCCACCACTATATGGCATTCCATTGCTCTGTATTATAGgagccaagttttttttttttctttttttttaaagatttatcagagagagcgagtgagagagagcacacaagcagggggagcagcaggcagagggacaagcaggctccccactgagcagggagccccacaccagctccatcccagggcccggggatcatgacctgatccaaaggcagacgtgcaacccacggagccacccagatgccccccagaGCCAAAATTCTTGTTGTTGGCTGCCTCCGTGCTGTGGTCCCAGGAAATCGTTATGGATCTTCCTGGtgcccccaaccccttccctctttcttcatctgtaacctGGGGGTTCATTCATTTCCTCACCAAAGATCGCCTGAgcgcctgctgtgtgccaggcacgggGCCCCAGGATATgccggggcagggggggggggcgatGAGACCAGATCCCCCGCCCTCTTACAGCTGACATTCTAGTCCTGGGGACAGCCAGGATACAAGAAGAACAGCTGATCTCTCCAGTAGTGCTCGATACCAGGGAGAAAAATCTGGGAAGAGAttgagaggtggagggaggaagtAACATTTGAGCAAGTAGCAGAGGGAGGTGTGGGAGGGAACCGCATGGATGACTGGGAAATGACtttcaggcagaaagaacacatgtgcaaaggccctggggcaggacccAGCCTGGCATTAGAAAAAAGGCAAAGGGGCCAGTATATATGGAGCAGGGGGAgtgatggggagatggggaggaagggaggagagggcgGGCATGGGGCAGGTTGTGCAGGGCCTGGTGGGCCTCAGAGaggactccccccacccacacaccccaggaGGGAGCAGTGAAAGGATGTGGCTGAGGTTATCCCAGGGTACCTGTCCTGCCCCCTTCCAGggttgttgcaaggattaaataagCACCTGGCTAGAGGACAGGGAGCACTAGGCACGCTCAGCTGTTTTCATCCTGATCCCTGTTCTTCCCCAGTCTGCAGCCCAGGGCCCGGAGGACTGCCTGGGGTCCCCTGGGAGCGCGCAGCTGGCGCTGGCAAGGCCCGGACACCTGGGGCCGGACCCCCCTCCGCAGCCCGCGGTGTCGCCTTCCCGGGCGGCTCGGGTTCCCGGATCCCCTTACTCCGGCGGCTCGACTGTCGCGCCCTGGaccgggggaggggaggctgcagGAAGCGGCGGATCCGGCGGCGACGGCGGTGGCGGTGGCCGGGGTGGCCCAGCTCCTCCGGCCATGGAGAGCGCCGCGGCCCAGGAGACCCGGGGCGCAGAGGCCCCGCGCCCGGCCGCGCCCCCGCCCTCGCCCGCGGAGCCCCCAGCCGCGCCCCGCGCCCGTCCCCGCCTGGTCTTCCGCACGCAGCTGGCGCACGGCAGCCCCACGGGCAAGATCGAGGGCTTCACCAACGTCCGCGAGCTCTACGCCAAGATCGCCGAGGCCTTCGGGATCGCGCCCACAGAGGTGAGGACCCCCGAgcccccgccaccccaccccccgccagcgCGGGAGGCGCACCCGTCCGACCGGGGATAGGGTGGAGCCTGGAGCCAGGGACCGGGGGCTCCGGATTCCCCCTCCTCGGATGGAGGGGGTCCGATCACCGGATCTCAAAGACACACCCCTCAGATCCTGGGGTGCCCACAGCCTAGAGACCCTCTTCGCGCCCTGCGCAAAAGAGGAGCCCGGGTTAGGGTTAGTGGGTCCCCAGGCGGTCCAGGAGCCCACTGCGCTGAACCGGCTGGGAGTGGATCCCAGCCCTCGGGGAAGGGGAAGCGCGTCCAAGGCTCCTGGGCGCCGCCGGGGCAGGGGTTCCAGGCAGCCGCCTTCCAGGTGCGAAGTCGGAAGCCCCAGGGGTCAGGGGCTGGGCGGCAGGGCTGTGTGACTCGCAGCCCCCAGGGGGCGCCAGTAGATTCAGAATCGACTGGAAAAGTTGGCTGGAGTGTCAGGACACCAACTGGAAGACTGGGGATGGAGGAGGGGTCTCTTCCTGCCCACAACCCCCTTATCACCCTGCTCCTGGTTAGGAGGGTCTCAGACTCCCTCTTGcccgacaccccccccccccccgccccatcctgGTCTCACGTGCAGCCTTCTCCCCGAGGACTGGGATCCTGGTGGGTGGGTGACCAGACACGTTTCAtgtctctttgtgcctcagtttccctctcggGCTGCCGAACCCATCACCCTGGTTGTCTGCACAGAGGGCAATGAGCGTTGTCATTAATTCTGGACTCCCCCTCCCCTTGGGACAGATCTTATTCTGTACCCTAAACAGCCACAAAGTGGACATGCAGAAACTCCTGGGCGGCCAGATAGGGCTGGAGGACTTTATCTTTGCCCATGTGCGCGGCGAGACCAAGGAGGTAGAGGTCACGAAGACCGAAGACGCCCTGGGACTGACCATCACGGACAACGGGGCCGGCTACGCCTTCATTAAGGTGCTCGAGGGAGGGCGGGTGACTTCCTGGGTGCTCGGGGACCTGGCACGAGGCGCTGCCCCTCTCCGGTCTAACCTGGGCTCCGGGAAGCCGAGGGGTGGCGGCTGGGCTGGCCCCGTGAGTGACTCTAGGTCCCCGCAGAGGATCAAGGAGGGCAGCATCATCAACCGGGTCCAGGCCGTGTGCGTGGGCGACAGCATCGAGGCCATCAACGACCACTCCATCGTCGGCTGCCGCCACTACGAGGTGGCCAAGATGCTCCGGGAGCTGCCCAAGTCCCAGCCTTTCACCCTGCGTCTGGTGCAGCCCAAGAGAGCCTTCGGTGAGGGCCACCTGGGGGCCAGGGGGCaggtggggtggtggtgaggagcTCTTCCAGAAGCGGGTTCTCCGGACGCCAGTACAGTGGAGCACGGGCGTATATGGGGGGGAATGGGACAGGATGGAAGGTTCTAGATGCCTCTGATGCCATGACGGGGGCTTCTGGCACTGTGTCAGGAATAGGTAGGTAGTTTCTAGATTGTCAGAGTCCATCCGGGGGTGGGGACAGGCGGGTTTGGAAAGATCAGGATTGGAGAAGGAGGCGTCTGGACCTATTctggctgtggttctagagaagGTTTTTCCAGGTGTGTTCTAGAAccgtatttttaaaatttatttatttatttgtttgtttgtttgagagcgATtcggcatgagcagggggaggggcagagggagaagcagactccccactgagcagggagccagatgtggggcttgatcccaggaccctgggatcacaaggtgagcagaaggcagatgcttaaaggacggagccacccagttgcccataGAACGGTGCTTTCCACAGAGAGGTCTGCGAGCTGTCCGTGCATGGGGTAAAGGACTTGCTCTCCAAGAGGTTTTCCCCAGTTCAGCACTGGGACATCTGGCCCAGCTCATTCCCTGAAGTGGGGGCCACCCTGGGCGCAGTAAGATGTTGGGCATCGCCCCTGGCTTTGACCCAGCAGATGCCAATGGCAACCCTTAGGTTGTAACAACCAAAATGCCTGCAGATATGGTCAAGGTCACCTGGGGGTGAAATCACTCGCCCCTGCCCCTGGGGTCGAGAACCCCTGCGTTAGAATGCAGGCTTCGTGTTTAACGggcagaggtgtttttttttaatagccaagaCTTTCTCAAGGAAGAAATCATCAACACACCGCTTTCCATTCCAGCACCaccttcttattttattatgGACTGGCCCTTTGATCTGTGTTGTTCTCCAGCGAGAGGTTCTAGAAGCACCCAGGCACATCTGGAGGGAGGTCCCAGGGAGAAGGGGTCAGGGTGGGCTTCCAGATCTGCCCTTTAGCACAGCAGTGGACGCTGAGAGCCGTGCCCAAACGTAAGATGGATGAGTTCTAGACAGTCTTTTCTAGATGGATCCTCTGGCTACAAGAGGGTCTCAAGCAGTCCCTTCtagaaagtcattttaaaaagaggagggggcgcctgggtggcccagtgggttaaagcctctgccttcagctcaggtcatgatctcagggtcctgggatcgagtcctgcatcaggctctctgctcggcggggagcctgcttccccctctctctgcctgcctctctgcttacttgtgatctctctctctctctctatcaaataaatatagaaataatcttaaaaaaaataaaaaataaaaataaaaagaagagcgCCTTGGAGGTTTGGTCATTAgccatctgccttgggctcaggtcgtgatcctggggtcctgggatcgagccctgcaccgggttccctgctcggcgggaagcctgcttctccctctcccactccccctgcttctgttccctctcttgctgtgtctctctgtgtcaaatgaataataataaaaaaaaaatctaaaataaataaaattttaaaaaaggagggagatTTGGAGGAAGCAAGAATTCTCAAGCGGGGTCTCTGAGGAGTAACCCCTGGATGTAAGGAGGGCTTTGAAAGACAAGAAGGTTCTAGAAAGGCTCTGCGGGCAGCTTCGGAGCACTTACACAGATGCGGACCGCCCAGAACACgtgcccctctcctggctctgtcccttccAGATATGATCAGCCAGAGGAGCCGCGGCAGCAAATGTCCCACGGAAGCAAAAATGGCCAGTGGGAGGGAGACCCTGCGTCTTCGTTCTGGGGGGGCTGCCACAGTGGAGGAAATGGTGAGTGAGGGGGACAGGAGCCTTCGGGGGCTCTGCACCGAGCACCCGGCTGACTCAGTGGGATGGCAGGTAAGAACCTCTCCGGCAAGCCCCTCGCCTCCCTGCGAGATGGGGCGTCGTCGTGGGGAGGCAGGACAGGAGCGGTGGCGCAGGGGCGGGGCCTGcggaggggctgggctggagggagCCCAGGCTTTGACCTTCTGGGCCgggccctgcccccctcccccagcccagcgaGTTCGAGGAGGAGGCGTCGCGGAGAGTGGACGACCTGCTGGAGAGCTACATGGGCATTCGGGACCCAGAGCTGGGTAAGGGGCCAGGGTAAGCCGGGTGGACCCTGGGGGGGAGGGTAGCCCACCGGGAGGAGTCGAGGCCCGAGGAGCCCCCCTCACCCGCCTTCCCTCCTGCTCCGCCGCAGCAGCCACCATGGTGGACACGTCCAAGAAGACGCGGAGCGTCCAGGAGTTCGCGCACCGTTTAGATTCCGTCTTGGGCGAGTTCGCCTTCCCGGACGAGTTTGTGGTGGAGGTGTGGGCCGCCATCGGGGAGGCCAGGGAGGCCTGTGGCTAGTCTGCCCCGGGGCCCAGCGCAGCCCCAGCCCAGAacccagccccccgccccagctcgcCGGGCCGGTTCCTGAAGCCCAGCTcggccccagggcccagcccgGATCTGAGACCCAGCCCTGCTCTAGAGCCCAGGCAGGCTCTGGGACCGAGCTTCCCGCTAGAACCGCTACCAGTTCTGAGAGGTCAAGTCTCAGCTCTGAGGCCAAGTCTTGCTCTAGAACCAAGCCCAGCTCTGAGACCAAGCCCTGTTCTAGACCTCAGGCCAACCCTGAGACAAAGTTCATCGCTAGAAGGCAATTCAGTTCTGAGACCCAACGCAGCCCCGAAACCCAGCCCTTCCCTAGAACCCAAGATAGCTCTGAAGCTAGACCAAGCTCAGAAACCAAGTTAAGGTCTGGGTCCCAGGTAAGTTTTAAGACACAGCCCGATTCGGAGATCAATCCCAGTTCCGGAAGCCAGCCCAGATCTGTGTCCAAGCCCTGCCATAAAACTCAACCTGATGGGGGAACTCAAGACAGTCGCATGACACAGCCATACCTAGATGCCCCGTCTAGCTCAGGAACTCCCGTTAGTTCTGGAGCCCAGATCAGACTCAAGAAACAATCCAGCAACAGtagccacccaggctcaggaCTGGAAGACGGCTCCCAAACCCAGCCCTGCTCACCAGCCCAGATGTTCGCTGCAGCTCAGTCCAGACCCAGATCCCAGCCCTGTTCTGCAACCCAACTGCCCTCGAGTACTCACCAACATCCTGGGGCCTGGTCCGGCTCCAGCGATGAGTCCAGCTCAGAGACCGAGCCCAGTTCCAGACCCCAGTCTCGGGCTACTACCAGGCCCAACTCCCGAATTCAGACAAGCTCTGACACCCCATCCACTTCTGAGGCAAGGCCCGCCTCCAGAGCTCGGCTGGATGCGAAGCCCCGCTCTCCCTGCAGAGCGCAGACCAGCTCTAGAATACCATCTAACTCTGGGACCCAGACCGGTTTCAAGACCTGGACCATTTCCAGAGCTCGGTCCAGCTCAGGCAGTCCACCCAGCTCCACAACTCCGCTCCAGTCTGAGGCGTGGACTGGGTCTGAAACCCCATCCAGCTGCCAACCACAGTCGGTTGCTGAGAGCCCACTGAGCTCCAAAATCCAGCTAAACTCCAGAATCCGGCCTAGCCTTGGGACCCAGACAGAGACAGCAACAGACTTAAGCCCCACAATTCTGTCTAGCTCTGAAAGTGGACCCAGCTCCAGGACCCAGACTTGTCTGGGAGCTCAGTCAATCTCTGGGACTCAGCGTACCTCGGAAACGCTATCCAGCTCTAGACACCAGCTGCAGGCCACAGCCCAAGGCAGCTCTGGTGTTGAGCTGGATTTTGGGAAGCAGACCAGCTCTGGAACTCAGCCAAGCTCCAGGATTCACTCCAGCCCAGAAATCCAGCCCAACTTGGAAACGCAGCGTGATTCCAGAACACAGCCTGTTTCTGAAACCCAACCCTGCTCTAGAACCCTGATAAGTTCTGGAACCCAGCTCAGGCCTGAGATCCAGCCCACTTCAGAGACCCAGCCCAGTGCAAGATTTCAGCCCAGCTCTAGGATTCAGCTCAGCCCTGAGATCCAGCCCAACTCTGGAACCCAGAGCAGTTCAGGAACTCAGCTCAGCTCTGGAAATTACCTTAATTCTAGAACCCATCCTGTTTCTGGAACCCAGTCCAGCTCTAGAACCCAGACCAGTTCTGGAATCCAGCTAAGCTCCAAGACACAGCCCAGCTCTGGGACCCAGAGCAGTGCAAGAATTCAACCCAGCTCTGGAGCCCAGCTCAGCTCCAGAACTCTGTCCAGTCCTGAGACCCTGCTCAAATCTGAGACCCAGCTCGGTCGCGGGATTGAGTTCAGCTCAGAAACACAGCCCATCTCTGGAAGCCAGCCCAGGTCAAGAATGTTGCCCAGCTCTGGAATTCATCTCAGTTCTAGAATCCAGCCTCTTTCTGGAACTCAACCCAGCTCCAGAACCCAGAGTAGTTCTGGAACCCAGGCCAGCTCTGGGACCCAGAGCAGCACAAGAAATCAACCCAGCTGTGGAGCCCAGCTCAGCTCGAGAATGCAGTTTTCCTCTGAGATTCAGCTCAGCTCTGAAACCCAACCCAGCTCCAGAACCCTGATCAGTTCTGGAACCCAGCTCAGTCCTGAGACCCAGTCCACCTCAGAGACCCAGCCTAGGGCAAGAATTCAGCTCAGCCCTGAGACCCAGCCCAACTCTGGGACCCAGAGCAGTACAAGAACTCAGCCCAGCTCTGGAAGTTACCTTAGTTCCAGAACCCAGCCTGTTTCTGGAGCCCAGTCCAGCTCCAGAACCCAGACCAGCTCAAAGATCCAGCTCAGCTCTAGAAATGGACTCCACCTACAGACCTCTGGCCTTGACCCTAGAGCCCAAGCTGATCTCACTCCCCCAGCCCAACATCAGCCCCCAGGCCCACCGCCCAGAGTCCTGACTCTGGCCCCTAGCATAGCtgctcagccccagccccagccccatgaTCTGGTACATGGAATGCAGGCCAACAGCGGCCTGGGCCGAAGCCCACCAACTTCCCACCTAGCCCCACAGCCACAGATCCCCTCAGCCCCCCAGAAACCAGCCCTCTTCCCCAAGCCCCAGCTAGGACCCCAGAAGTCCACCGCACCCACCAGATCTATCCTCTCTAGATCGGCTCCCGGGGTGGCCCTTCCGCACTCCCAGCCCCCTGAGTCTCTAGCTGAGaagcctgtcccctcccccacactcaaGGAGTCAAGGTCTGCTCCTATGGGGTCAgagccccttccccaccatggGGAGCTGTAGCTTGAGGGCAACACAGTTTTGGCTCCCATAATCCCCCCACAATCTGCTGTCCCTCCCAGCTGGGTCCCCTGGAGGCAGCAGGTGACCCCATTCCCCCAGCAGGGAggtgttgggggaggaggaagagtggaAACAGGGACTTTAGTTTCACTCGGGCCTGGCTCAGGGCGGTGTAAGCAGATCCCAGGTCTGTGGAGTGGAAAGCTGGGTGtgcgtgtgggggggggggacatggggggggggggcgggaaacGGGGGTCAGGGGGCAATTGTGTCCTCATGTACCTTGAGGGCTCATGGGGAATAAAGgcacctctcccacccctgcagcTGCGTGTGTCATTCTGGGGGGAGTTCACAAAGAGGACAGACAAAGGGGCAGGCATGAGGGTTTGGAGGGGGGGCACCTGACCTCACCGGATGTTTTCTAAGCCGCTGCTCTGTGCCAAGCCCTTTACTAAGTGCGAAGCCGGCCTGCACGGAGCTTGCGCTCTGCAAAGCCTCAATCATCTGTCCCTTCAACcgatgtttactgagcacctactatgcgccAGGTGCGTTTGCTCGAGGCCCTGGGCACCTTCAGTGTTGAGCGAACGAAACAGGCACCGCctcggccccccgccccccagctctgctctggctGCCGTGGGCACGTGGTCCAACGCGATCCAATGCACAAACTTTAAAGACTGATGACTTCAGATCCGAGGGAAATTTCGGCCGAGGGGGCCGTGATATATTTTGGCAAGGGAGGGGTCTCACCCGTGCACACTCAGTATTTCCTAAGCAGAGCCTTCGTGGGTTGGGGTGTCCAAGGGCATCAACCGTACCCCAGAAAGCAGGTCATAGTCAGGGGTCGGAGTCCGCCATTCGCAGAGGATTGCTGGAAGGGGAGGCTTGTAAGTGTCCTTTCCTCCCACGCCCCCTGACCTGACATCACTCTTCCTGGGGCCGGAGGGGGCCGGGAAAGGGGCATCCGGGGAGCGTTAGGGGGTCTCCAAGGCTGCGGAAGAACAGCCCACAATCCTGCCACTCCAAGGCTTGGTCCTTCTGAGACTCCGGGCTGCCGGGACCCCAGAACAGGCAGCTGTGTCCTCGGGAGGGACGCGCCATCTGGGagagcaccccccccaccccccccccccccccccccccccccccccccccgcagccgACCGGCTCTAGGGCACTGGACGTCTCTGGGTGAGCTGCGGCCGCAGGGACAGCGACCTGGGCCGGGCGCTGAGGCGAGGGTGGAGGCGGCGGATCACGGCCCGGCGGAAGAGGATGTACACCCAGGGGTCGAGGATCTGGTTCCAGGTGGCCACGCGCAGGTAAATGAGCAGCTGCTTTTCGGTGGCTCGCGACAGCTGCCCGCTGGGGCTCATGGCCGGCGGGCTGCGCAGCACCGTCTGGGCGATGAAGACCTGCGGGGGGTCAGAGCAGTTAGCCCGGCCGCCCGCCAGCCCCTGCCCCGCGGCCCACGCCCACCCGCGAGACCCTCGCCGCCGTTCCTGGCCCTGCCTTGCTGTGTGACCCGGGGAGGGCTGCCcggcctctctgagcttcagcttcctGCGCGTCTCCGGGCGCGGGTGGGAGGGAGCCCCGGAGCCCGCCCGCCTCCCTGGGCCCTGAAACCCCCTCCCATTCTGAACATGTCAGGATGAAACTTTCCCACTGCACCCCAGATTCTTAGTTCTTATATTCTATGTTCTATTTagcttgttattattattttttaagattttatttatttatttgacagacagagatcacaagtaggcagagaggcaggtagagagagagagagggaagcaggcttcctgcggagcagagagcccgatgcggggctcgatcccaggaccctgagatcatgacctgNNNNNNNNNNNNNNNNNNNNNNNNNNNNNNNNNNNNNNNNNNNNNNNNNNNNNNNNNNNNNNNNNNNNNNNNNNNNNNNNNNNNNNNNNNNNNNNNNNNNGgatcggggctcgatcccaggaccctgagatcatgacctgagccgaaggcagcagcccaaaccactgagccacc is part of the Mustela nigripes isolate SB6536 chromosome 2, MUSNIG.SB6536, whole genome shotgun sequence genome and encodes:
- the GIPC3 gene encoding PDZ domain-containing protein GIPC3, with amino-acid sequence MESAAAQETRGAEAPRPAAPPPSPAEPPAAPRARPRLVFRTQLAHGSPTGKIEGFTNVRELYAKIAEAFGIAPTEILFCTLNSHKVDMQKLLGGQIGLEDFIFAHVRGETKEVEVTKTEDALGLTITDNGAGYAFIKRIKEGSIINRVQAVCVGDSIEAINDHSIVGCRHYEVAKMLRELPKSQPFTLRLVQPKRAFDMISQRSRGSKCPTEAKMASGRETLRLRSGGAATVEEMPSEFEEEASRRVDDLLESYMGIRDPELAATMVDTSKKTRSVQEFAHRLDSVLGEFAFPDEFVVEVWAAIGEAREACG